The Candidatus Neomarinimicrobiota bacterium nucleotide sequence GGGCATGTTTCAGGATCCCACCGATGTAATACAGCCCCTCTTCACTGAGTCCTGCGTAACCGGTACCGGCGAACAGGTTCTCACCTTTTTTCCAGAGACTCTGGTGTACGTGCATGCCGGACCCGTTATCCGCAAAGATGGGTTTCGGCATAAACGTCGCCGACTTGTTGTGCCGCTTCGCCGTATTCTTCACAATATATTTATACAGCATTAATTTATCGGCCGTATCCACCATATCGGAATAGGTCATGTCAATTTCGCACTGACCACCGGATGCTACTTCATGGTGCTGGGCTTCGATGTCGATACCGCACTGCTGCATAATCATCACCATTTCCGACCGGATATCCATCAGCGAATCGTGTGGCGCGACCGGGAAGTATCCCTCTTTGTAGCGCGGCTTATACCCGAGGTTCGGCTGTTCGTCCTTACCGGAATTCCAGCGCCCTTCCTCGGAATCCAGAAAATAGTATCCGGAATTCTCCGTCTGGTCGAACCGGACATCGTCGAACAGAAAGAACTCCGCTTCCGGACCAAAATACGCCGTATCGGCAATCTTGGTGGACTGCATATAATAGGTGGCTTTCTGTGCGATATGGCGCGGACATCTGGTATACCGCTCTTTGGTAATGGGATCATGAATATCACACACGAGACTCAGTGTTTTATATTCGGTAAATGGATCGATCATCGCCGTAGCCGGATCGGGAATCATCACCATGTCGGACTCGTTAATATTCTGCCAGCCGCGAATACTTGAGCCGTCAAACCCCATTCCCTCTTCAAACACTTCTTCGTCCATATGACTCACCGGAATTGTGATATGCTGCCACAAGCCCGGAAAATCCATAAATTTAAAATCCACAAATTCTACGTTATCATCCTTGAGCATCTGAAGGACTTTTGTCCGTTCACTCTTAGAGTCTGCCATGTTCATATTCTCCTTTTCGAAGAGTTTTTATTCATGATTTTCGATCTTTTTCACCATTTCCATTCATAGTCTCCAAATAAATTGAGGCCGTGGCGCCGGCCACTTCCTTATGATTCCACTATCCAACCTGTCTTATAATCTATGAATGAAAATAGCTGTCAATCATCGTCAGGAATATAGGATACTCAGAACAAAATGCAAAACATTTATTGTCGAATGTCTACTTTTTTGAAGTATTAATATGTATTTGAGCAGTATTGAGATGTTAAAGTGTATAACCTTTCATGATTCAAGGTTATACACTTTGATTCTACTCGAGGGGGATCTGACCCTTTTCCCGGAGAACATTCAGGACAATTGAGGTATTGGTCTCAAGGATTCCTTCATGCTCCTGGAGTCCCTTAATGACCCGGTTCATATCGTTGCGATCTTTATAGTGTCCAATAGCAAGTATGTCGTAATCACCTGTAATTTCGTAGATATCAGTGAGCTGCGGGAACTTATCCAACAGGGTCAGGACGTCCTGAAAGGTGTCACCACGGATTTTAAATCGGGTTATGGAAAGATAGGCATATCCAAGTTTTTCGTAATCGATGTCGGCGGAAATGCCCCGCAACACCCTTTCTTCTTCCAGCTGTTCAATACGTTTGCCAATCGTTGTCGCAGAAACACCGAGTTTCTCTGCAATTTCACGAACCGACTGCCGGCCGTCTTCCTGTAGCTGGGTGAGAATCTTCTGTGACAAATTCTTATAAGTCATATCGCCCTCTTTAGTTAAAAATATCCGTCAATTCGATAATCCTGAATACCATTTATTTTCATTTGTCCAGTTTTAATAGTGAAAGGTGAATATTGCAGCTGAATTTCGGAGAAATCAAGCGGAATTCAACCACACGATCATTTCCATCGGAAAGAGATCGAAGCCCGCCACGTTCTGCCTGGGGCCGGTTCAAAATACCGATCCCCAAATGCGTTTGGTACCACCGAACTATTGTATCGCTCGTCCAGGAGATTCCCAATCTGTCCGGATAATTCAATTGCGTAATTACCGATACCCAGTTCGCTACCAACAGATAAATCTATCGCCATATATGCAGAATTCAGATGGGTCGCATCGTCAGATGCCCCGTCAGTGGGGGGTCCGTTAAAATTGTTGGCATAGTAGGAACTGCTGTATCTGCTTGTCACCGAACTCCAAATTCCCAGTGGATGAGAATACCGAATGACACCTGAAAGCGTTGCTTCCGGCACACCCGGAACCAGGTTACCGTCCAACTGCATGGTAGACGTGGAATCTCCATCGGCCACTTCAGTCAGATAATCTGTGAACCGGAAAACCTGCCTTGTGAAGCTAGCTGAGAAGGCCCACTGCGGATGCGGCTGATACTGGACACGGAGCTCACCGCCGGTATTCACGGCCGATCCGGCGTTGGTGAAATAGACAGTTTCCACACCCGGAACATCTGATTGATAGGGGATTAACATATTTCTGACCTGCATATGAAATAGAGCAACGTCCCAGCGAAGGGGCATCCTCTGGAAAAATCCCCGGCTACCGGCTTCAACGCTCCGGATGAGCTCCGGCTCCAGGCTCTGAGAGAACCCGCCTTCCCCGGTGGGTCGATTACTTAATTCACTGGTGGTCGGGGTCTGGAAAGCGGTCGCAAAATTTCCATACATATTCCAGGACCCGGTCGGACGCACTGTAACTCCGAGCATCGGATTAAATTGTTGCATTGTCCGGGCATCAGAATCATCCATGCCATCCCGGATAAAATTATCCTCCACCTGAAACCGGAAATAATTCCATCGTCCGCCGGCATTCAGAGACACCTTTTGATGGACCGGGATTCTCAGTTTCACAAATGGCCCAAGACTCCGCACCGACTCCCACTGATTCAGTAGCTGATATCCCGTACGCACCTGGTCGATTATCCGGGATGGTTCTATTTGCCCTACCAGCGAATCAGCGATCCCGCGATTCTCGTATTCTCTCCGGTGATCCTGCTGAACCGAGGCATCCACACCAGCGGTTACCCCAATATTTCTGTTTAGGATTTGATGCTCGAGGTTTACTACTGACCGCACGCCGCCACTAAACCGTCTGAGGTCAATAATACGCCCTGGTATCGGGTTATACAGGTCCCGGTGAATACCGTATACGGTGCTTTCCCAACTTCCACCATCCGGCAGCTGATACTTCAACGTAAGGCCTCCCTGGATATGGTCAACTTTTTCCCCGGCACCTTGCTGTTTAATGTAGTACCGGGCCATTGTTGGATTCTCAATGGCATCTTTTTTTCCCAGCGAACTAGGATTCAACAGGTAGGGTGCATTGTAATAATGCACAACGCCGGTCATCTGCATATTATCACGTAACTGATAGCGAGCTAATCCTGTCACGTGTGAGTAATTCGCGGCAGAATGCTCTCGGTATCCATCGCTGATTGAGTTGCTTGCATTCAGGAGATAATAATTCGCCCCGGAGCGACTACTGATGGAGCCCGTAAATGCATTGGTGCCAAAAGAACTCCGGGTATACTTCCCGTTGAGGTCGACTTCTTCACGTGGGTTCTCCATTGTGCGCAGTTGGATTACACCCCCTGCAGCGTTACCGTACAGGGTAGCTGCCGGCCCGCGAATTACTTCCACTTCCTGAATCCCGGAGGGATCAACCAGGCCGGTCTGGGCCTGACCATCAGGCATGGTCAAGGGGATATTATCCAGTAAAATCTTCACCCCTCTTACACCGAACTGGGCCCGACTTCCGATTCCGCGCATCATCACCCGTTCCCCCAACGCACGATTATGCCTGTCCTGCGCCGTGACCCCGGGAACCGTCGCAAGCAACTCCGCCATCGCGTATTTATCTGAAAACCGACTGTCTCCGGCAATATCAATTTTACTAATCGCATACGGAACGTCCAGTTGCTCCGCCTGTCCTCTGGTCGCTGTCACAATTACTGGCTGATGGGAGGTGAACACTGCAGAAGAATCCTGGGAAATCTCAACTCGATATTGAGATTTGAGATCTGCTGACCAACAAGCCATCCCCAGAAAGAGGATAAGAATAAAACGGGCTGCTTTATTATTACTGTTCAATATAGAACCGACTGTCGATATAACTCGTTCGGGCGTTTCGTTGTCTAGAATCTTTATAATTTAGGGTTTGGAGTTCACTGAATAAAGCAGGACCGGGCGAAAGCATACTTTTTGCCGACAATATGCCTCCCTCCCGGTCCGTGCATTTCTGATTTTCTTGGAATTACCGACCCCGCATTGACCGATTACCGAGAAGCAGCGGAGAACCGCAAAACTTCATTTTTCACGGGTTTGACCGTTTGGAGATATTCGTAAATCGCCCCCAGATCCTGTTCGGTCATCCCGGCATACATCGTCCAGGGCATAACGGTGTTCATACCATCTTTCGGCACCTCCATCCGGTGGGCATCAGGTGACTCGTACATCTTGAATTTGGCGATGAACTGTTCCTTACTCCAGTCTCCAACGCCGGTTTCGGTGTCGCTGGTGATATTCATCGACCGCACGATCGCACCTGACGGGAATTTAAACTCCATGCCGCCGGCGAACTCCATACCCTCTATAAAATTGCCTTTTTCGGATGGGGTATGACAATCCTTGCAGGCAGCAATATTTGTTAAATATTCGCCATAGGCCAGGGTATCCTGTGGTTCCGGCTTGGTCTTCGGAGCCGCCTCCTGAGGAATCGTGTTCACCAGGAGGTTTAGCGGAAAATTCAACCTCCGTTCCGGATACTGGATATCGCCGCCGGGCTCCAGGCTACGAATGTAGGCAACAATTGCACGAACATCCTCCGTCGCCATATACCGATAGGCCCGGTATGGCATTATGGGGAACAGCGCCGTTCCATCTCTGGAGACTCCGGTGGTTATTGTTCGAATAATTTCGCCATCCGTCCATGCCCCAAGGCTTTTCGGCGTAATATTTTTTGCATAGATTTCGCCCGGTACCCCCATCTCCTCGTTGAACACATCCCCGCCATGTCCCTCCGTTCCAGGAACAATCGGTCCGGAAAAGTACCGGAAGTTTCGCTGGGAATGACAATCTATGCAAACTGCGACGTTATTCGCTAAATATTCCCCTTGGTCAACGAGCTCCGGTGTACTTTCCACCGTCACCTCTAGTGGGGAGCCGACCTTTGGAAACGATGCCTGGAAATAGATATATCCGCCGGCCAGGACGACGACCAGAATCAATACTATTCCCAGGATCACTTTCGTAATCCTTGTCATATCTATTCCTTTGATTTGTGGCTTGTGGGTATCTCTTTGTACTAACGCATCATGGGCAAGCAGGCATAGGTCCCATGAAAGATGCATGGAATTTGAGCGAAAACGCCGACTAAATCAACTCGAATTTTGAAGATGAAGGGATTGCCTGTGAGACTGACAATGCGACCTATTTTTCAGAGATCATCTGTGCTGCGTACCTGGAAAGGAACGAATCGAGGCCTTCGAGATATTGTTGGCGCGAGGTAAATACCACATTATTGTGCGGTCCACGGAGTTCCAGAAACTCTTTGGGAGGATTCGCCGCCTCAAATAATCTTTTCCCGTGCTCGAACGGGACGGTGGTATCATCAATACTATGGGAAACTAGCACCGGGCTATCGACATATTTCAGATGTTCCAGGGTGTTGTAAGGTACCCGCACCAGCAGTTTTACCGGCATAAACGGAAACATTTTCCGGGCCATATCTCCAGCGGAGGTAAATGACGAACCTAAAATGAGCGCGCCCGGGTTCTTTTGTCTTGCCAGCCAGGTAGCGATTGCGCCGCCCAGGGATCGCCCGTAAATCACAATGTTTTCCGGCGCAATATTTTGGTCATTCACAAGGTACTCCCACGCCGCTTCGGCATCCTTGTACGTACCGCGTGCGTCGGGCTTTCCGTCGCTTTTGCCGTATCCCCGGTAATCGATCCCAAAGATTGATACACGCAGGGAGTGGAGCAGTTTTAGATATTCCACCCGATCCGCCAGGTTATTGGCATTTCCGTGGAAATACAGGATGACAGCCCGCGCATCCGGATGCGGGATAAACCAGCCCGCGATATCGATTCCGTCCTGTGTTGTGACGGTTACCTCCTCATACGGTAATCCGACGTCGGCAGGAGTTGAGTGTATGGCGCTGGACGGATGGAAGACAAACTGTTCCTGAAACAGATATAAAAACCCCGCAAAGGCGAGGTATATTATGACAAGTGTGGCGATAAAGGTCGTCATTCGTTTCATTCCAATCCCGACAGGTTAGCAAAATGCTACCACAAGATAGGTGCCCCATTCCGATTTCTCAGTAAATTATTTCAGCGGTACTCAATAGAGAAACGGGATAATACGCCAGGTGCGATTTCGGTATTCCGTGTACCCGCTATAGTGGTCCTCCAACAAGTTCTCCTCATACCGGCATTTCAGGCAAAGTGTCACCAACAATAAAACATACCAAAGAATCCTGAAGATTGTCAGTTTACTTAACACAAGCGGAAGCAATGTTAATAGCACCGAAGTGTACATGGGATGTCGGATTAACCGGTAAGGCCCCCTGGCGACCATCTGTCCACCCTTCACCGTTTCGGGTGTGATGTTAAAGTTGCCAATTCCCATCACCCAGATGCTCCAAAGTCCGAGCAAAATCCCGCCTGCTTCCAGCAATAAAAGTATGAATCCGTCTGCCAGTACCGGTCCCTGAAGTAATATAATTCCTATGAAGAGGAACTGAAAAAAGACGTAGATGTGAGAGTGTTTCATTTCGTTCGTATTTTTACCTTGGATCCATATTTGATCACTCGCCTTTTTCCACTGACGGAAGTCAGGATATTTCCTTTAATGCTTTCTCTGCCGATTTCAACAGGGGTTCCACAGAGATAGAGTTCCCCACGGCCTGCTGCATCCAGTAGTCAGGCGTAATGGATCCCAGAGTACACATCCGCTCCATTTCTTCTGCGAGGTTTTTCCCTTCGATATAGTTCTCGATCTGGAACTGGATAATGTGGCCGATGGGGTAATTCGGCAGGTACAGCGGATAATCGATCATATGGGAATAGACCGCCAGGATCGGCGAATCTTTCACACCAAAAACCGGCGCGAAGTATGTGTTCCAGATATCCCTTGCGATGGAAATAGTCGCCCGCTTCAGTTCTTCCGGTGTCGCATCGGGGTTTTCGTACATCCAGTTCCAGGCGCCCATATCCACTAGTGATACCCCGGCGATTTCGCAAACTGACCAGAGCTGGTTCAGCGCCATCATCTGCTCCGCCTCTGGGTTATCCGGGTCGAGCCCCAGGAGTTCCAGATCTCTGGCCTGGAACACAAACGCGAACGCCTCGGTAAAAGCTGTGTTCGGCACGCCTTCCAGTAGAGTATGATCGATCCGGTTCAGCGAAAAGACCTGTTCCACATTATGACCCAGTTCATGAATGGCGATGTTATACCCCTTATAATTCATCCCGGTTTCCGGTACCCGTGTCCGCAGATGCGCCTCGTCAGAACGCCGGCCTGCGCCCATGGCGTGTCCCGCTCCTCTTGCCGGATCGACTTCTATTTTCGAACTCAGGAATTGCGCCGTATCGTAGCTGAATCCGAGATCGACCAGAATGTTTGGAATGTCTTTCTCAAAGTTGCCGACCGTTGCATATTTTTCGCTAACGATGGCGTTAAGTTTTTCCTCGGGGTAATCCATCCCGGTCCGAAAACCGGTGTACCAAATGTCGAACGGCTGCAGGTCCCGGCCCAGGCGCTTCCGGACCAGGTTGCCGGTTTGCTTGAATTCCTCGGAGGAGAGTAACGTTACAAAGAGTTCCCGTACAGTCTCTTCCGGAATTTCCCGGTACTTTTCGAAGCTCCGGTCGATATAATTTTCATATGTCGGATAATACGGGTCAGCCGCCTGCTGGGCATGGAAGGCATTCAAAAACGTGGCGTACCGTGTATTCGGTTCCGGAGAATTATCTGCATCCTTGCCCGTCACTTCATTGGAATAGACCGCCCACCGGACGTCCGGATTGTTGATGACATCCTCCGGGATCTCCTGGGTGATGATCCGTTGCATTACTTCGTAAATCATCTTCTGGCGCGGGAGTCCATCCGATTCTTTATACTGGGATTTCAACTCATCGCGAAGCCCCCAGTGGGAGATGAGTTTCAGATCTTTCGGGAACAGCGTCTCACCCTTTTCATCCAGGAGATTTCCCATATAGATATTGTAACTGTTGATGTAGCTGTCACCCTTGACATACGCTTCGTGGATCTTCCGGGAGACTTCGGCCGGCACTCGTTCTTCGAAATTCTGCGCCAGGCGCGCTTCCGCCCATTGGCGGCGTGTCCAGTCCGGCCCCTGCTCCAGCATTTCCTCCAGTGTCGGCCGGTCGAAGTTTAGCAGGACGGCAAAGGCAATTTTGCTGGCGTAGAGATCTTCTTCGAGATGTGATGCCGGGCTCAGGTTCGCGATGAGATTATCCACCGGCAGCATGGGACCGGTATTCACGTCGATATGCCAACTCAGTTCCCGGCTAAGTTCGGTGAAGATCCCGTTCACTTGCTCAAAGGTGTGCTCGAACCGGGTGAATGTTTTTTCCAGATTTTCTTCGTCGGCGATAAAATACTCCAGGCAAAAATCGCGAAAGTCTTCCTTGGAGCCATCCTTTTCCTTCCAGAGCATACGCACCTGGTTCACACCGGTTTCGATTCGGTCAGTCTGTTGCTCGCCAAATTTGTCCTGCATTTCCTGAACGACCTGCTTCGCAAACTCCTCGCTAATCATTTTTTCTCCACTCTTTTCTGCCGAGCATCCCATAAAAACATATCCCGTCAGGATAATTGCCAGCAATAACCAGCCGGGATATCTGCCTGAGCCTGAATTCGGATGAAACATTTCATTTACTCCTTTTCGGTTTGCACAAAATATGATGGGGCGAAACGGCTATTTATTTCACTGGGAAAAACGACAAATCCCGGGTCCGCATAAATGATTGCCAATAACAATGCCATGAGAATATAATATACTCCAAACGAGTTCAGAATCGATTTTTCCTGGCTGTAAAAAATACTCATATTCGGATTTTTCACTACTATTTACCTGCATTGTAATTTACATTTCATCTTACGCATTCCTCTTCTCTCTGAGAACAGGCTGTGCGCTCAACACCCCTAAAAATTATGAAAATGGCATTGATTCTAACGGAATTCGGGAGGCTTTCCGCTATGAAGAATCTATTCATTATTCCCCTGGTATTCGCACTATGTACAATTTTCATCGATCCGGTTAACGCCGCCCAGGAACCGGCAGATGCGGGCAAGTGTATGGCCTGCCACAAGGAAAAATCGCCAGGCTTGTATAACCAGTGGTTCGAATCCGCACATGGACAGCAGAACGTCACCTGCATCAGCTGTCATGGTGCCAAAAAGAGCGATTCGGATGCGTTTATGCACGAGGGAGCGCTTATTGCTACACTGGTCACGCCGAAGGATTGTGGTTCCTGCCATAAGAAAGAAGCCGAGGAAGTGGCAAATTCCTATCACGCAACCGCCGGCGAAATCCTCGAATCCAAGGATGCCTATCTGGCACAGGTTATCGGCGGACATCCGGTGACCATCACCGGCTGCGAAAGCTGCCACGGCGCCAAGATCGAGGTCGATCCCGATTCGCCAAACATGCTTTCCAAAGAGGACTGGCCCAACTCCGGGATCGGCCGAATCAACCCGGACGGCTCCAAGGGCTCGTGTAACGCCTGTCATATGCGCCACTCCTTTTCCAAGGCGCAGGCGCGCCAGCCCGAGGCCTGTTCCAAGTGCCACCTCGGCCCGGATCATCCACAGAAGGAGATTTACGAGGCTTCCAAGCACGGCAATACGTATTTCACGAATGTCGATAAAATGAATCTCGATTCGGATCGCTGGGTCGTTGGTCAGGATTATAATATCGCACCGACCTGCGCCACCTGTCACATGTCGGCTACCACGGAACAGAATGTGACCCATGACGTTGGGAAGCGCATCTCATGGACACTCCGTCCGGAAATCTCTGTCCATAAAGATAATTGGAAAAAGAAGCGGGATAGTATGAAGGACGTCTGCAGTTCCTGCCATGAGAACGAGTTTGTCGACGGACATTATTATCAGTATGACGCCGTGGTCAAACTTTATAACAAAAAGTTCGCCGAACCCGCTCAGGAAATCATGTATATGATCCAGGACAAGGGGTTGCTGGAAAATCCGGCCAGTTTCTCAAACGAGATCGAATGGATCTACTGGGAGCTCTGGCACCACGAAGGTCGGCGTGCCAGGATGGGCGCCGCCATGATGGCGCCGGACTACACCTGGTGGCACGGCATCTATGAGGTGGGCAAGCACTTTTACTTTGAATTCCTCCCGCTGGCCAGGGAATACGAAGATTCCGAAGTGGACGCTTATATCGACAGCCTGCTGGAGGAAAATCCCATGCATACCTGGATGAATCAGTCCACCAAATCGCTGAAAGAGAGTATCCGCACCGGGGATCAGCAGAATATTTACAACGAGATGTTCCAGTCCGAATAGCCGCCGGCAGAGGCCCTCATGTGGAATAAATACCTGAACTTCATCCGCGGCGTCGGCGTCAATTGGTACGGGAAGATCGGCGTCGTACTGACGACCTCGTCGTTTTTCACGTTTCTGCTGCTGGAAATTGCCCGCATCGGCGGGTCCCTGACCAACCAGTACATCGGGCTCATCACCTATTTACTGCTGCCGACACTGTTCGTCGTCGGGTTAATCCTGATACCCATTGGGTGGTACAAGTACAAAGCCACCAGGGATAAATCCACATGGGAACTGCTCAACGAACAGTTTCCCCAGGAAGATGTCGAGGCGCGTCGTACCGGTTCGCGGCTGTTTCTCACCGTGGGCATCCTAACGGGCCTCAACGTACTCTTTCTTGCGCTGGCGAGTATGCAGACCCTTCACTTCATGGACAAACCGGTCTTCTGTGGCACGGCGTGCCACAGCGTGATGAATCCGGAGTGGACCACCTACCAGGATTCACCGCACGCCCGGGTGAAGTGCGTAGAATGCCATGTTGGCGAAGGGATTGACGCACTTATCGACTCCAAACTCAACGGCGCATGGCAGATGGTTTCGGCCACGTTCAACCTGTACGAGAAACCAATCCCCACGCCGGTGCACCAGCTGCGACCGGCCCGGGAAACCTGTGAAAAATGTCACTGGCCTTCCAAGTTTTACGGAAGTCGACTGCAGACCGACATCACCTACCGGCCGGACAGCGCTTCTACCCCACTTTACACCACACTAAATCTGAAAATCGACGGCGGCCCCGAAGCCACCTACGCCGGAATCCACTGGCATATCGCCGAGGAAAACACCGTGCGGTATACCTCCATCGATGACGAGCGCGAGACCATCATCGACGTGGAGGTGAAGCAGCCGGATGGCTCCTTCAAAACGTATCGCAATACCCGTCTCTCTGTTGATGACTACGCTCACGAAGATACTGCCAATGTCAGGGCGATGGACTGCATCGACTGCCACAACCGGGCGACGCACATCTACGAAAATCCTGAAAATGCAGTCAATGAGCGGATCCGGCTGGGGAAAATTCCGCGGTCCTTGCCGTACATCAAGCGGGAAGCACTGGCCGCTCTCACTAATAATTACAACGATACTACAGCAGCAAAGCAGGGTATCGCCACCCGGCTTCGTGGATTCTACCGGCGGAATTATCCGAATATTTCGCGGTCGAAATCCGCGGAGATTGACACTGCAATATCGGTGCTCCAGGAGACGTGGCTGCGCAACATCCATCCGGAGATGAACATCATCTGGGGGAGTTATCCCAGCCATATCGGCCATCCAAGCGATGACGCCGGCTGCTTCCGGTGCCATAATTCGTACATGCGGAGCGAGTCAGGAGATGCCATTGATAACGACTGTACGCTCTGTCATTCTATTTTAGCAAACCAAAGCCGGGAGCCGTTCGAATACCTGAACACGATTACGGATGAGGAGCCGGAATCCGCACTGAAGAAGTACCTGCAGCAGGAGTTTTTGAATTATTTTTATGAGTGATGGCGCTTAAAGTAAATTGAGCGACC carries:
- a CDS encoding TonB-dependent receptor; this encodes MFTSHQPVIVTATRGQAEQLDVPYAISKIDIAGDSRFSDKYAMAELLATVPGVTAQDRHNRALGERVMMRGIGSRAQFGVRGVKILLDNIPLTMPDGQAQTGLVDPSGIQEVEVIRGPAATLYGNAAGGVIQLRTMENPREEVDLNGKYTRSSFGTNAFTGSISSRSGANYYLLNASNSISDGYREHSAANYSHVTGLARYQLRDNMQMTGVVHYYNAPYLLNPSSLGKKDAIENPTMARYYIKQQGAGEKVDHIQGGLTLKYQLPDGGSWESTVYGIHRDLYNPIPGRIIDLRRFSGGVRSVVNLEHQILNRNIGVTAGVDASVQQDHRREYENRGIADSLVGQIEPSRIIDQVRTGYQLLNQWESVRSLGPFVKLRIPVHQKVSLNAGGRWNYFRFQVEDNFIRDGMDDSDARTMQQFNPMLGVTVRPTGSWNMYGNFATAFQTPTTSELSNRPTGEGGFSQSLEPELIRSVEAGSRGFFQRMPLRWDVALFHMQVRNMLIPYQSDVPGVETVYFTNAGSAVNTGGELRVQYQPHPQWAFSASFTRQVFRFTDYLTEVADGDSTSTMQLDGNLVPGVPEATLSGVIRYSHPLGIWSSVTSRYSSSYYANNFNGPPTDGASDDATHLNSAYMAIDLSVGSELGIGNYAIELSGQIGNLLDERYNSSVVPNAFGDRYFEPAPGRTWRASISFRWK
- a CDS encoding c-type cytochrome, with translation MTRITKVILGIVLILVVVLAGGYIYFQASFPKVGSPLEVTVESTPELVDQGEYLANNVAVCIDCHSQRNFRYFSGPIVPGTEGHGGDVFNEEMGVPGEIYAKNITPKSLGAWTDGEIIRTITTGVSRDGTALFPIMPYRAYRYMATEDVRAIVAYIRSLEPGGDIQYPERRLNFPLNLLVNTIPQEAAPKTKPEPQDTLAYGEYLTNIAACKDCHTPSEKGNFIEGMEFAGGMEFKFPSGAIVRSMNITSDTETGVGDWSKEQFIAKFKMYESPDAHRMEVPKDGMNTVMPWTMYAGMTEQDLGAIYEYLQTVKPVKNEVLRFSAASR
- a CDS encoding alpha/beta fold hydrolase, whose amino-acid sequence is MKRMTTFIATLVIIYLAFAGFLYLFQEQFVFHPSSAIHSTPADVGLPYEEVTVTTQDGIDIAGWFIPHPDARAVILYFHGNANNLADRVEYLKLLHSLRVSIFGIDYRGYGKSDGKPDARGTYKDAEAAWEYLVNDQNIAPENIVIYGRSLGGAIATWLARQKNPGALILGSSFTSAGDMARKMFPFMPVKLLVRVPYNTLEHLKYVDSPVLVSHSIDDTTVPFEHGKRLFEAANPPKEFLELRGPHNNVVFTSRQQYLEGLDSFLSRYAAQMISEK
- a CDS encoding Lrp/AsnC family transcriptional regulator, whose product is MTYKNLSQKILTQLQEDGRQSVREIAEKLGVSATTIGKRIEQLEEERVLRGISADIDYEKLGYAYLSITRFKIRGDTFQDVLTLLDKFPQLTDIYEITGDYDILAIGHYKDRNDMNRVIKGLQEHEGILETNTSIVLNVLREKGQIPLE
- the glnA gene encoding type I glutamate--ammonia ligase produces the protein MADSKSERTKVLQMLKDDNVEFVDFKFMDFPGLWQHITIPVSHMDEEVFEEGMGFDGSSIRGWQNINESDMVMIPDPATAMIDPFTEYKTLSLVCDIHDPITKERYTRCPRHIAQKATYYMQSTKIADTAYFGPEAEFFLFDDVRFDQTENSGYYFLDSEEGRWNSGKDEQPNLGYKPRYKEGYFPVAPHDSLMDIRSEMVMIMQQCGIDIEAQHHEVASGGQCEIDMTYSDMVDTADKLMLYKYIVKNTAKRHNKSATFMPKPIFADNGSGMHVHQSLWKKGENLFAGTGYAGLSEEGLYYIGGILKHAQALIAFSNPTTNSYKRLVPHFEAPVRLAYSQRNRSAALRIPMYSNSPKAKRVEFRCPDPSSNPYLAFSAMLMAGLDGIINKIDPGEPLDKNIYDMAPEELTNVPQTPASLEDALQALEDDHDFLLKGDVFTEDVLETWIKYKFDNEVTPMRLRPHPHEFELYYDL
- a CDS encoding NapC/NirT family cytochrome c, which encodes MWNKYLNFIRGVGVNWYGKIGVVLTTSSFFTFLLLEIARIGGSLTNQYIGLITYLLLPTLFVVGLILIPIGWYKYKATRDKSTWELLNEQFPQEDVEARRTGSRLFLTVGILTGLNVLFLALASMQTLHFMDKPVFCGTACHSVMNPEWTTYQDSPHARVKCVECHVGEGIDALIDSKLNGAWQMVSATFNLYEKPIPTPVHQLRPARETCEKCHWPSKFYGSRLQTDITYRPDSASTPLYTTLNLKIDGGPEATYAGIHWHIAEENTVRYTSIDDERETIIDVEVKQPDGSFKTYRNTRLSVDDYAHEDTANVRAMDCIDCHNRATHIYENPENAVNERIRLGKIPRSLPYIKREALAALTNNYNDTTAAKQGIATRLRGFYRRNYPNISRSKSAEIDTAISVLQETWLRNIHPEMNIIWGSYPSHIGHPSDDAGCFRCHNSYMRSESGDAIDNDCTLCHSILANQSREPFEYLNTITDEEPESALKKYLQQEFLNYFYE
- a CDS encoding isoprenylcysteine carboxylmethyltransferase family protein, which translates into the protein MKHSHIYVFFQFLFIGIILLQGPVLADGFILLLLEAGGILLGLWSIWVMGIGNFNITPETVKGGQMVARGPYRLIRHPMYTSVLLTLLPLVLSKLTIFRILWYVLLLVTLCLKCRYEENLLEDHYSGYTEYRNRTWRIIPFLY